In the Euphorbia lathyris chromosome 5, ddEupLath1.1, whole genome shotgun sequence genome, one interval contains:
- the LOC136229565 gene encoding uncharacterized protein, translated as MASGFGESTSVPTGSSAYASNNSSDAGDFECNICFELAQDPIVTLCGHLFCWPCLYRWLHHHSHSHECPVCKALIQEEKLVPLYGRGKQQTDPRSKSYPGMDIPRRPAGQRPQTAPAPPPEAANNFPNYGFGLMGGFVPMATARFGNFTLSTAFGGLSLFPSLFNVQLHGFPDATVYGTTSGFPYGFHAFHGGHTHGLPQAMSRGQQADNVLKNLLLLIGVLVVLALLWW; from the coding sequence ATGGCCAGTGGATTTGGCGAATCTACTAGCGTGCCTACTGGGAGTTCAGCTTATGCGAGTAATAATAGCAGTGATGCGGGGGATTTCGAGTGCAATATTTGCTTTGAGTTAGCTCAAGATCCGATTGTAACTCTTTGTGGTCATCTCTTCTGCTGGCCTTGTCTTTATAGATGGTTACACCATCATTCACATTCACATGAGTGCCCTGTTTGTAAGGCACTTatacaagaagaaaaattggttCCTCTGTATGGGAGAGGCAAACAACAGACAGATCCCCGTTCCAAATCTTATCCAGGTATGGATATTCCTAGGCGACCAGCTGGGCAAAGACCTCAAACTGCTCCTGCTCCGCCTCCCGAGGCGGCGAATAACTTTCCTAATTATGGTTTTGGATTGATGGGGGGATTTGTACCAATGGCAACTGCTAGGTTTGGTAACTTTACTTTATCAACTGCTTTTGGTGGTTTATCTTTATTCCCTTCCTTGTTCAATGTTCAATTGCATGGTTTCCCGGATGCTACTGTATATGGAACAACATCTGGTTTTCCATATGGATTTCATGCATTTCATGGTGGCCATACTCATGGATTACCTCAGGCAATGAGTAGAGGACAGCAGGCTGATAATGTTCTGAAGAATCTTCTTTTGTTGATTGGTGTCTTGGTGGTTCTTGCTCTGCTTTGGTGGTAA